The following proteins are encoded in a genomic region of Hirundo rustica isolate bHirRus1 chromosome 3, bHirRus1.pri.v3, whole genome shotgun sequence:
- the E2F6 gene encoding transcription factor E2F6 isoform X2: protein MAGPDNWERLRPLQPDALLVSEASMINPDVYKDTQLVKKTMDVKRPRFDASLALLTRKFMALLKKAPDGVLDLNEVATTLGVRKRRVYDITNVLDGIHLIQKRSKNLIQWIGNNLDQVVGKAPQQQILRDELSDLAAMEEALDELIKNCAHQIFELTDDKENAKLAYVTYQDIRSIRAFREQIVMAIKAPEETKLEIPVPKDDHIEVHVKSTKGPVDVYLCEVEEDKPDAKTCEDMDTVTNESETETSFYPDEVMSPMEEKKPFEMPD, encoded by the exons ATGGCCGGACCCGACAACTGGGAGCGCCTGAGGCCGCTGCAGCCGGACGCGCTGCTTGTGAGTGAG gcATCCATGATCAACCCGGATGTGTACAAGGACACACAGCTCGTGAAAA AAACTATGGATGTCAAAAGGCCTCGATTTGATGCATCTTTGGCGCTTTTGACGCGAAAATTTATGGCTCTTCTCAAAAAAGCTCCAGATGGTGTCCTTGATTTAAATGAAGTAGCAACAACACTTGGAGTACGAAAACGAAGAGTGTATGACATCACTAATGTGTTGGATGGAATCCACTTGATCCAGAAAAGATCTAAGAATCTCATCCAGTGGAT AGGTAACAATCTTGACCAAGTTGTTGGAAAAGCACCACAGCAGCAAATCCTTAGAGATGAACTTTCTGACTTAGCAGCCATGGAAGAAGCTCTGGATGAATTAATCAAGAATTGTGCTCATCAGATATTTGAACTAACAGAtgacaaagaaaatgcaaaa CTAGCTTATGTGACATACCAAGATATCCGAAGCATTCGGGCATTTCGGGAACAGATTGTGATGGCAATCAAAGCTCCAGAGGAAACCAAGTTGGAAATACCAGTTCCTAAAGAT GATCACATAGAAGTACATGTGAAGAGCACCAAAGGACCCGTTGATGTGTATCTATGTGAGGTGGAAGAAGATAAGCCAGATGCCAAAACTTGTGAAGATATGGACACTGTCACTAATGAAAGTGAAACAGAGACATCATTTTATCCTGATGAAG TAATGTCTCCgatggaagagaaaaaaccatTTGAGATGCCAGATTAA
- the E2F6 gene encoding transcription factor E2F6 isoform X1, with translation MAGPDNWERLRPLQPDALLVSEASMINPDVYKDTQLVKKTMDVKRPRFDASLALLTRKFMALLKKAPDGVLDLNEVATTLGVRKRRVYDITNVLDGIHLIQKRSKNLIQWIGNNLDQVVGKAPQQQILRDELSDLAAMEEALDELIKNCAHQIFELTDDKENAKLAYVTYQDIRSIRAFREQIVMAIKAPEETKLEIPVPKDDHIEVHVKSTKGPVDVYLCEVEEDKPDAKTCEDMDTVTNESETETSFYPDEGKSWDIHMWPEGVHLCVTGSSVVLDDVKDSKSVP, from the exons ATGGCCGGACCCGACAACTGGGAGCGCCTGAGGCCGCTGCAGCCGGACGCGCTGCTTGTGAGTGAG gcATCCATGATCAACCCGGATGTGTACAAGGACACACAGCTCGTGAAAA AAACTATGGATGTCAAAAGGCCTCGATTTGATGCATCTTTGGCGCTTTTGACGCGAAAATTTATGGCTCTTCTCAAAAAAGCTCCAGATGGTGTCCTTGATTTAAATGAAGTAGCAACAACACTTGGAGTACGAAAACGAAGAGTGTATGACATCACTAATGTGTTGGATGGAATCCACTTGATCCAGAAAAGATCTAAGAATCTCATCCAGTGGAT AGGTAACAATCTTGACCAAGTTGTTGGAAAAGCACCACAGCAGCAAATCCTTAGAGATGAACTTTCTGACTTAGCAGCCATGGAAGAAGCTCTGGATGAATTAATCAAGAATTGTGCTCATCAGATATTTGAACTAACAGAtgacaaagaaaatgcaaaa CTAGCTTATGTGACATACCAAGATATCCGAAGCATTCGGGCATTTCGGGAACAGATTGTGATGGCAATCAAAGCTCCAGAGGAAACCAAGTTGGAAATACCAGTTCCTAAAGAT GATCACATAGAAGTACATGTGAAGAGCACCAAAGGACCCGTTGATGTGTATCTATGTGAGGTGGAAGAAGATAAGCCAGATGCCAAAACTTGTGAAGATATGGACACTGTCACTAATGAAAGTGAAACAGAGACATCATTTTATCCTGATGAAG GAAAGTCCTGGGACATTCACATGTGGCCTGAGGGTGTTCATCTCTGTGTGACGGGCAGCAGTGTTGTCTTAGATGATGTCAAGGACTCCAAAAGTGTCCCATGA
- the E2F6 gene encoding transcription factor E2F6 isoform X3, with translation MAGPDNWERLRPLQPDALLVSEASMINPDVYKDTQLVKKTMDVKRPRFDASLALLTRKFMALLKKAPDGVLDLNEVATTLGVRKRRVYDITNVLDGIHLIQKRSKNLIQWIGNNLDQVVGKAPQQQILRDELSDLAAMEEALDELIKNCAHQIFELTDDKENAKLAYVTYQDIRSIRAFREQIVMAIKAPEETKLEIPVPKDDHIEVHVKSTKGPVDVYLCEVEEDKPDAKTCEDMDTVTNESETETSFYPDEVYLQWNEWTFED, from the exons ATGGCCGGACCCGACAACTGGGAGCGCCTGAGGCCGCTGCAGCCGGACGCGCTGCTTGTGAGTGAG gcATCCATGATCAACCCGGATGTGTACAAGGACACACAGCTCGTGAAAA AAACTATGGATGTCAAAAGGCCTCGATTTGATGCATCTTTGGCGCTTTTGACGCGAAAATTTATGGCTCTTCTCAAAAAAGCTCCAGATGGTGTCCTTGATTTAAATGAAGTAGCAACAACACTTGGAGTACGAAAACGAAGAGTGTATGACATCACTAATGTGTTGGATGGAATCCACTTGATCCAGAAAAGATCTAAGAATCTCATCCAGTGGAT AGGTAACAATCTTGACCAAGTTGTTGGAAAAGCACCACAGCAGCAAATCCTTAGAGATGAACTTTCTGACTTAGCAGCCATGGAAGAAGCTCTGGATGAATTAATCAAGAATTGTGCTCATCAGATATTTGAACTAACAGAtgacaaagaaaatgcaaaa CTAGCTTATGTGACATACCAAGATATCCGAAGCATTCGGGCATTTCGGGAACAGATTGTGATGGCAATCAAAGCTCCAGAGGAAACCAAGTTGGAAATACCAGTTCCTAAAGAT GATCACATAGAAGTACATGTGAAGAGCACCAAAGGACCCGTTGATGTGTATCTATGTGAGGTGGAAGAAGATAAGCCAGATGCCAAAACTTGTGAAGATATGGACACTGTCACTAATGAAAGTGAAACAGAGACATCATTTTATCCTGATGAAG TGTACCTTCAGTGGAACGAATGGACTTTTGAAGATTAA